The Rhipicephalus microplus isolate Deutch F79 chromosome 4, USDA_Rmic, whole genome shotgun sequence sequence ATAATTACCCATGCATCATATGTTGCCCTACTCACCCCTCTCCTAGAGTCGTAGTATGAAAAGGTGACCGGCGTGGACACGAGCAACCTGAAGTACTCCGGGTGGTTGTACTTCATCCATTGGGCGATGTAGAAGCCGTCGACGAAGAAGGTCTTCCCTTTGCTGGGCGTCCCACTGAGTGTCTGCTTGGGGACTTCTGACGATAGGCACAGAAGCAGCTTGACGCCTGTGTGAAACGAAACCGGCATTCGGTAACTCAGTCATGACTTTCTTATACCTAATGCACTTCGCCTACATCACTGCCGAACCTTACATGCTATCAGGTGTGtctaaattaaaaaataaaacggATCACAGGAGAAGTTGATGGACTGGCATATTCGTTAAATTGTTTAAAAGAAAGATGGTAGTGATCCTTATTTTGATGTATAGAGTGAATGAAGACGTACATTTGAGATGTATACGAACATTATAGTTTTCctatacaaatattttttttcctttcgagcTAGAGTGTTCTACGTAGGCTGttccctttgtttttttttaatatttgataATGACTAAAATGGGGCTAAGTAAAAATAAGCCGAGTGATTGTGAGCGTAATTTCATTTTCGCAACAACTTTTTTCAGAATGCGTCCGAAAGCAACTCGCCCAAAAGTTGACCTGTCCTAAGGAAACAGAAAGAAATCAGTGAGTTAAGCTTTTCACAACGCCAGAAGCACTGTTACTGCAGTGAGAAAACATGCAAAGAGAAAAACCCGCCGCTTCGAGGTGCCTGCGCCAACTCGTCGTGACGTCAGACATATTTACAGCGTTTTCTTGGCTCTAGATAGCTTACCCGTGAAAGCTAGTTTACCCGTAAAAATCTATTGTACTGATTTCTGAGGGATCGCGACCCCTAACATTGCAATTTCGGGAGAACCATATTGCACCAGTTTCTAAATAAAAAACATTAAAAGCAGCCTGAGAAGCGATGCCGAAATGCACGCGCAAACTTCAGGAATGAAACTTAGTCTCATTTGCTCATTTATAGTGAAGCTTCGACGACGATTAACTTTTGAGTCTACACTGACTCATTTTCTCACTTTAGTATCACTTCAAACCACTTCTGGTCGAATGTACCTAGCCATATGCGTATTAGTTATGTCGCCTCTCATTGAGAAATCGAAGCGTCAAACGCTTAATTATTTTTTCAGCATATCTCTGGGTGCAGGTGTTTCTCGTGCAAGTGAAAGATATGGAATATAAGTCATGTAGGACGGAAAACGAGTGGGAGGAAAGGACTTTAACTAAATTTGCATAAATGGTATGCTACGCTATAAGCTATAAGTAGAAAGGTTAACTAGATTATACGCCCTGCTCATTGCCTTCTACACGTAGGGAGATGAATCAGGTTGTAAAGATAAAGAGAGGGGAAAACCATCAGCGCAAGCATTTCACAATACACACAGCGCAGAGGCCTTCAAGAAGTGCACGAGGCCTCGTGTGGCTTTCTGCGCTCTGCGGCTGCTCGTGCAAGATTGTGGCGTAGAGAGATAGATATACATGCTGTGAAACCCGGCATAATTTTCTTTAACAGGTACTTCCGGGAAACCCCTTTCTTCTTTGATTCCTGTTGGCTTAATGGTGCTCGTGCTACATGCTCTGCGGGTACCTGGGTGCTGCCGTGCCCAGGTGCGACCAGGTGTGGTGCGTGCGACACGTGTCCCGTATTCACCTGAAGTCGACGCTTCGTCGTCAACAGCGCTACCATCTCTGCGGACCCTTGAGCTCCATCCAACGTCACAAGCGTTCTCGGCAGCAGCAGCTTGCGCTGCGCCAACTACAAAACCGTGGCGTTCGCAAGAATTACTTCGAAAGCACGGAGGCTATGCCTCGGGAAAAACTGCTATATAGGTTCCATATATTGGACAGGCGGAATTCCACAGCGTATAGCTAGATATCCAAAAAGCCTAATTGTGGCGGTTCTGTGCTGCTAAGATTACTACAGCTGTTTAGATGACCACATGTGGATGTCATTGTGTTGCTGTGGGTGTACATGATGGTTATGGATTTCTCTACACTCAAAACTACACAGACGATAAAATACCGGCTGGGTCGACCACATTTTGATATCGGCGAAATGCTAGAGGGTGGTATGTTTAAATTTAGTTGTACATAAAAGAACAGCTGtgggtcaaaatttctagagccctcaactacggtgtcCCTAACAGTCATATCATGGCTTTGGAATTCTAAGCCACAACAATTATTCATTCAGTGCTGCGAGTACACTACGCTTGTGGGTTTTCCCACACAACAAACTATGTAGACTGTTTCTCTCTTTTTAGAACACAGGCGAGAGGGGATGACGTAGCCTCCGTGCCACCGTCTTCCTCGCAATAGTGTGTACGGATGGCCATGCATGACAGTGCTGGCTTTGTGCAGAAGCGGCAACGGTGCCTTGCGACTTAGAGTAATTATAGCACATTTCACGAGTGTTGGCCGTTAGTGCGGATGCGTCAAGCTCAACGAACTGCGATTGCTCCGTCTTTAGGAGCATATATAGCTTTCAAATGCAAAGGACGCAGCCTAAGCAATGCGAATCGCATCTCCAACCACGGTGACATCGCAGTTGCAAGTTGCTACGGCTGACACGGATTGCAAGAAATTAAAGCGGGTTACACTTGTCGATAGCCAGTGTAACTATAGAAAGTGCTAGTGCAAATTAAAGATAGGCTGTTTGCTAGTAATCGAAAACATATTCAGCGCTTGTATACGATGACGTAAAGGAGACGATAGCACAATGCGATGACTTCAACAATTTTATTTCAAGGAAACAACTATCTATCTGTAAACTGTGGCACCTCCAGTCCACTCACCGAACAACCAGAAAGGCTATCTTTCTAATGGAAGAGGTCAAATTGTGGTGCATTCCCCAAGGAGACATGGCCAGTGGCCGACGGTTGAATAAGGGTCGGCAACCAGTCGGTGGTCAGTTTAGTCGGCGAGACAACCGAAAAAAGTGGTCGGTCCGTGACTGGCCGTTGACCAGGGCGGCAGCACGTCAGCCAACGTGGTTAGGCCGACGTCGTAAATTTACCATTTGCCAACGCCACTTGGCCAGGTCGGCAGTATGCCGGCCATCGTGCTTAAACCGTCATCGTATATTTACCATCAGCCAACGCCATTTGGCCAGATCGGCAGTAGGTCGGCCAGCGTGCTTGACCTGACGTCGTAAATTTACCGTTTGCCAACGCCACTTGGCCAGGTCGGCAGTATGCCGGCCATCGTGCTTGGACCGTCATCGTAGATTTACCATCAGCCAACGCAATTTGGCCAGATCGGCAGTAGGTCGGCCAGCGTGCTTAACCTGACATCGTAAATTTACCATTTGCCAATGCCACTTGGCCAGGTCGGCAGTATGCCGGCCATCGTGCTTGTACCATCATCGTAGATTTACCATCAGCCAACGCCATTTGGCCAGATCGACAGTAGGTCGGCCAGCGTGCTTGACCTGACGTCGTAAATTTACCATTGGCCAACGCCACTTGGCCAGGTCGGCAGTAGGCCGGCCTCAGTGCTTAAACTGACATCGTAGATTTATCGTCAGCCAACGTCATTTGGCCAGGTCGGCTTGTAGGCCGGCCAGTGTGCTTGGTCCAACGTTGCAGGTTTACTTTGGGCCAACCTCTTTTTTAAATCAGTGACAAATGCAAGCGCGGGTGATCACGCTTGTAAATCTGCCCGTCGTATAAGCAGAAACACACGTCTGTACTgcgctttcattttcttttgaaaTATTGGCTGTGACATTACTTTTACTTCGGCATACTTGCAGTGTATGTGACACATGAAGGGTGTATAAGATACAAGATTCCAGCTAAAAATTAATTCTTAGACATAAATTTCAAGGAAGTGTACTAAGGTAACGTAATTTTTTCCACAACCATAAGTTTAATTGTCTCGCATTTTTAAAATACGCTACTACGGCCTAGATGAAGATACGCATCTGTTGAATAGTAGTTGCGGCTGCAACCACTTGGAGGGCTGATTTTACTGGAGACAACGTGTCAACGTTGTGGTTCCAAGTTTGGTGAGTATATATGCCTCAATTCTTCGTAAAATGAACGTTAAGACGACAGAGAAAGCACAATGTCATGTCCTTTTAACGTTGTTATACATCCATGACCCCCTAAGCTCTCTCGCCTGCCCTTATACGTACTCCCGTGCAGCGATCATGTGAGGCTTAGAGGTGTAAGGCCTAAAGAATAGAATGTAGCAAAATCTTTGTTAAGAAGAAAGGGTAGAATATTCCAGCCATGCTTTCGTTATTTTTGCTGTTAATGAAAGGTGAAAGCTTGACAGTATAACGCTCTGACTGAATGCAGAACCGCATGTGATTGAACTGCAGTTTGATTACCGACACACTGGCACCAACATCGTGggcgcggagggggggggggggggggctctaaaGACAAGCACCGTATTTCTGTAACAGTATCTGAGCACATTGCTACACTATTCAAGCCATAGCAATAGCATGCAATGGTTGCAAACTTGTACTCTGCACGCAAAGCTAAATTTAAACACTACCCTTGAATGAGTGATGACTGACTTTTTGATTGCTATAAAGCCGCTTCTATCATTTTTAGGCTGAAAATATTGATGGGCAGTGTCACTGAATTGAGAGTTCCATTGCTTATAGCTTGTATAGCATACTGACGGAAAGCGCTCATTTTTCCGACCAGTTTAGCTCCTTTCAGCATTGGTCATAATCTTTACACTTCTGTTTACAAAAAGTAAGTAGTTTCACCTATGTTTTGCTGGGTTGGATTGTCTGTTTGTTTAATTGGTTTCAGCAAAGTAACAAGCCTCTTAAACTACCATTCATCTCTGGTCATACTCATTAGCTTGGAAGCAAGTCAACTTCTTTCCTATGAAATCTTAAAGTGGTGCTTCAAAGCCTTGGTGACTGCTCTCATTGGGACGTTTTTTGTATTTATTGATTTTCTTGTATTCGCAGGCTGTCTCATGGTAAATCATGTCGGTGCATCAATACAGGAAGTCCGCAATGTCAAAGAAATGGTTGCCGAAACCTAGGACAAGGAAAGCAGTCGATCGCACAGGCATCACGAAAAGATCATCCACAATTAGCCATAAGTGTTCGTGCGAAGAATTTCTATAAATAAAATGTTTTAGATCTATATGTCTGTGGCGTGAGCTTCATTGATTCTCCTAGTTCATAGTATCTATAAACTACTGTGGCTGCTACTGGCgtgagctttttttttggggggggggggggggcagtggggtGCAaacatactttatgtatgtttgtgcgtgtgcATGCATATGTATACAATACAGTACACGTGCgaattgaaaaataaaaaaaaagttaaagcccccccccccccgccccccccagCTACGCCCTAGGGGCCGCCAGCTAGCCACGTGCCAATTTTCACCGGGCCGAACATGGCCCTACGGAGGCTGGCACTAGGCCAGGTCGGCCAATAAGGTCGGCCCTATGTCGGTGGCCATAGCATTGGCCAGCGTGAGGTCAGTGTCAATACCCATACGTGAGCAGACCTCGGCAACTCACCTTATGCCCAATGTCGGCGAGGTTGGCCAGCGACCTCGGGCCAGCGTTGCGCCGAGCGCTTTTGTACCATTGGGTCACACACGCTAAAATTTGAAGTTCGTCATGAACAGCACGTACGCTGAACAGCCTGTCTAATTTCGAATCGCACACACCAGCCAAGTCTGTCAGATGAgagctggcgctgcggtcgcaaAATATCAGCCTCCTCGGGCAAATGGCCTGTATTCATTCAGTCGAACCATGCATGTGGAGTAATGCTCTGCCGTGTTGTAGAATGTGTTTTCGAGTTCCGATTACGAACGTGCCCCAAAAAAATGACAATGCAGTTTCATAGTCTTCTCGAATCAACACGAGAGTCAGGTTAGACTATGACGGCTCCCGCGGTAGTGTCGGAGAGGCAGAGGGGGCGTCTTACGCACGCATGGAAGCTGCGCATCGTATGACTCCCACCTGCGATTATTGCTCGCAGCTTTGGCTGTAAGAGGATCGGTTATTCGATCACCTGCGGGATGCCGGGTACATGTCGACCGCGCGAGAACGTAGGTGGAACCGCCTCTTTCCCACGGCTTTTCTATCATATCACCAGACAGTAATGTGCCGCCTCCCCGCTTCTGCGTACGCTGACACTAAACTTACGCGGCCCCTGTCACCGCTACCCAGCCTTGCAATGACTCACCGAAGTCTGCAATACAGGACACATTGCCCATGTGTTGCATATCAACTGAGTGCACACCCatctcactctttttttttttatctccaaGCAGTAACCCATTGCTGTTTGAATTTGTAGCCGCTTAGAATTTGCATATAATTtcccagtttaaaaaaaaattgctgttcTACCCCAGAAAAACGCTAAAATTTGAACTTTCTCCCCAAGTGCGCGTACGGTGAAGAGCCTAATGCATAATCACACATACTGCAGCGAAGTGTGACAAATGAGAGTTGGTGCTGCGTTCGCAAAATGGCAGCGTCCTCAGGAAAACGGTCTGTATGCGTTCAGTCTAACACTGCACGTGAAGTTGAACTTTGTCGAGAAGTATATTAATTCAAAAAGTCACTGGGAAAATTCTATCATTTTACAAAGCACGAAACCTTATAACATCAAAAAATACACTGAGCACACGTTCCCATCACAAGTAAAACCGTGGATCTATTAAAACGAAAGCAAAATGTGGCAGCAGCAGTTAGTATAAAATTAAGCAGGTCATAACTGCTCTGACAGCTTGTCAGGTTGGCGGGGTAACAAACTGCATCGACGGCCGCTGGAACACTCAGTCAACGTCGAATTCCGTTGCGCCCTTTCGCAGCGTCCTAACATTTGAATCCTGTACTTATGCGAAGATGCGCTGGCTAATTTTCTGAATATTTTGAAGTCGTCTTGCAGATAAAGTAAGAAACAAAGAGAATCTAATCCACAAATTAAAAGCGGTGTCACATCGCGCTCTGTATTTTATCGGTAATGGAGCTTCCACTATTTTTGAATGACTAAATCATTGCGCAAATGAAGCGCATCAGCAGAAACAATGACAGGGGCAGCAAGGTGAGTGCGTATAGCTCGTAAACGTGAGCGAATGGTTAACTACGTTCCCGAAGCAGTTAACCTGCACCATGCTTACAGCATCGCTGAATGCGTAACGGCCCTTAATTTTGATAGCCGTAGCATTAGGAACAATGAGGACACAAAGGGCGAAAGGCGCGGCTATAACGAAATGTTCCCGTAAATTAGAGCTTGGTGGTGCACATTCAAGACAACCAAGCTTATGGGCTCATAAGGGTCTCTCATCGCATGAGAAGGCGACAGCGAAAGCCATTACGTTCGCTCTATATGAGTTGCGATTTCAACACGAAAACGATAACTATACTACTCCCTAATGCACACAATAAATCAGGCAAACCTGAATGATTACCGTCATTGCGGCCACGCGTGTTAGAATTCAACACTGTTGACAGCCTTCGTGACCTCTTCAGTTCAAACCAACGACACTGGGAAGTCCACCCTCAACAGCACAGTGCGTACAACTCCAGGCCACTCAGCAGTCGGCTGCAGCCAGGTCTACTAGTCCCATCATAAGTGAATAAATCGGGTCATCCCGGGTTGCCCCGAGCATAACGTTTTAGGCACTTCAATAAAGCTCTTGGGAGGTCATGTCATACATAAAAACCTCTATACCGGACGCTTTGTCTCCTTTTTCTTACGTGCGCCTTTGCCTATTTCTCACTGGTATGTTAGGTATGCCAACTTGCCAACCGCATACTTTACTGCACTATTTTAGCCTCTGCACTATTGCATGGTCGTATTCATTTATCTTCGGTTACGTTCATATAAACTCAATTGCTTTGAATTACCTCGAGTTACATAGAAGCCCTTCTTGATTACTCTCAATTACTTTTTGTCACACTTTGTAGTGCTTTATTAGACGTTGGGCGTCTCGCATATCTCGCGTGACGCAAGGTGCCACAAAATGATactgttgctttctttgttttttttttttcaaccaatcATCTTGACACCGACAGTCGCTTTCCGAGTTCCATGAGTCAGCTGGGGCGTCTTCCTTAACATGAAAACACCATAGACTTCTCGCGTAAGGCACTGATTATTCAATGGCCCGTCAGAAAGCACGCTCGCAATGAGAGCGACCAACGAAGACATCTTACCCGGGGCGCTCTCCCGGTCGGGCAGTTCGGTGTGCTGATGGAAACGAGAACCCCTGTGTGCATCCGGCTGACAGGTGGCGTCGAACACGCGTCCCATGCCCGTTTCACGAATGTAGCCCATACGGGAAGCAACTTTCTCCAGCTCGTCTTCGTGGGGAGGAACGCCTGCATCACGAAAGGAAGAGACGTGAAGAAACTGCACACCTACCCCGGAAGCTACACAGGAGTCTGACCACATGAGTATGTGGAACACTCCCTTCACGTATTCATTGGCAAGCTCAAATCCCCATACACTCAGTCTATATAACCGATACAGGATGATGTGTGTCCTGTACTTGCAAGCCTACAGTAGGCACCATGACTCGACTAGTACCGTTATTGATAATGAGGCCACACGTGTGTCAATCTCTACAACGTAACGTGAAACGCTCGAGAACTTGCGTTCCGAACCACCAAGCTGTCAAGGTACGAACCAATGCTTCCCAGTGTGAACTGTCAaatagagccttttttttttttaagttgcgaGAGAGCTTATACAGGAAACTGAATTTAATGTGAATATCATGGTGAATGCTGCACTACTTTGGTAGTTATCCCACAACGTAAACTTGACACTAACTATGACGACACATCGTAACACTGAATATGAATAAAAGCAACAGGGAATCTTAAATGAGCTGCCTACCGTGCAGCACGGAGATGCCGTACTTGACGAGGTTCTTCACCATTTGCTTGAGGCCGGAGCGTTCTTCCATGAAGTTCTTGTAGTCCAGCTCCGGAGGATTTTCGTCGAATTCGTCGCGGTTCCATAAGATCGTCGACGACTTGGTGTTGGTGTAGAACATGTCGGACACCTCAGCCGGTTCGCCGTCTTTGTTCTCGAACAATTTGCCGAACTGGTAGAGCCTTCAGCACCGCGACAAAACGAAAAGCAAAATACGGTTTACTCGGGGATAATGGGGATATACTGATATTATAATTGATAATCCTGCTTCTATTTTGAATGAGCATGATCTGCGTTATCAGCAAGACCCAGCTTAAATAATGGCCACCACATGGTCGCCCCACTGAATTGCGGTTTTATGCGAAATATAAAAGTAGAGGGCATATTGTGACTGTACATACATGAAACGTGAACAAATAAAGCATATGATATTGCTAAATGAGCCCTACAAATCACCGGTTATAAATCTCGCCCACTGCCACGACATAAGCGACGTCATGTGGCGTCATTTTGCCAAGGCGTGAGTGGCGTCACGTGCTGCAGTGCAGACATCGTCTTGTGCCTATCAGCCGCTTCATGCAAATCGTTCAATTTTCAATGTAAACCTGAAGAAAGCTGTATTTGCTCCATTGTGCGCGCAGCTGACCACGATACAATATCATTTTCGGGAATATAAACGCTCGCAGGGGAAGCGGCTTGTGTATGTCATGGCTCGCAAGTGTGCCTGTGTTGTCAGACTCTCGAGCTACTGACGCGTTCACAAAAATATTCATTACGAATTCACTGCTTCACCAAATGCGCTGAAGATTAGCCAGCCTGTCTGCGAATTTTCAAGAGATAACCTGCATAACACATATAATGAGCGAAAACTACCTGTCATGGTTTGATTAATTTAACTGCTGCTGCCTCTTTGTTTGCTCCAAATGTGAACGCTGCGTTAACCTTTCTCCTACCACAGTTATTTCGAGATGGACGCTCGATTTGCCTCACCAATCGCAGGAGTAGGTGCTGGAGTGAGGCGGTGACGAAGGCTGTTGCGGCCAGCAGATCTCCAGCTTTTCTCCGTCCTCGACCGACCACGAGAGCGGCTGGATGTTGGGGTTAATCTTGACGCTGTTAACCAGCTTCTGCCGCGTTGCGGGGTGTACACACGCTGAGCATGTACAGCTGTCGCGCAGCTGCAATAGAAAATGAGTATTGGAACCCAACTATTATGCAATAACTACCAACATCGAAGTTTATAATATTATTAACAGTGTCTATCAACACTGTTCATGCAATAAGGCACGATGTTCAACTGTTTTACCACTTGAGGACTTGatcattgtttaaaaaaaaacacgtcaaaaCTAGCTGCAACAACATAAGAAAAGCGCTGCCCTACTTTATCAGtgtggcatatttttttttataactCTCTAAATGTATGACTTTTTTTTCTCACGCGCATCACGAACCACGGCAGtagagaaaaataataaaagataCGTGGTTGTTCGCAAAAATGTTGGTAGGGTGTGTTAAAACAACCGAGTCACATTTTGACATTGTTCACCCAAATGCGGGCGAGAAATATACATCACGAAGCTAATAGCACAGAGAAAAACGAGGACGATGATTACGGGATACACAGAAGCGCTTACTTATCGCAATCGTTTCTGCGAGCCAGAAACACCAATACACAGAGAAGTCTTTTGTATAGAGCATCATACAAGTGTTGTTTGCAAGACTTGCATATATCTTTACAAAGATAGGATAACTCTTTGCGGGAAAGGGTAACTGCTGGTTTtagaacattgtttttttttcaagcctttcAATCATTTCTGCTCGATAATTACACGAGTCATCATCGTTTTTTAGCTATATATGGAGTTGCTTGTCTCCTAATAAAATGCCGTTGCAAGTCGGCCCTTGTGTGTCTCACTCATCTTTCCTCGTCTTGCACGCTTTCACTCAGAACTATGccaaaccaacaagcccaagcaGCTGCCTTAGTACACGAGTTAACATTCcccgggcacaaactacgacggAGAAGTCTCTGTATGCTGAGGCGCAGGTGATGCGAGTCGCAGGTGATGTGGTCGCAGGTGATGTGATCACTGTCAAGGTGGCACGTCGACAAACCCACCACACTTCTCTTTTACGTTGAATCGGTGTTCCTTGAAACGATTGTTGAGACAACTCTCACCTTGTCCCGTAACAAGTTTTTTTACACCTTAAAGCAAGGTTGTAAACAACTACGCTAGCGATTTCCAGCCCCTTGTGCGAGAAACAAGCGAGCTTCTTTTAGGGCTGAATGCACTTAGTGTTCGCCATAAACGATAATTTCTAGAGCCCTTCACTTCGGCTTGGCTGTACACACTGTCTATGTTCTGACTCGTAAAAGTGCGGATAGTATCATTATTTGAGAAACGCATATAAGAACGTTAATACTGATATAAAAATTAAGACAGCTTCTCTACAGGAGCCCTGAGCTTGAAAGAAGTGCAGATCTGAGCGGCCTACCTTGTTTCCCTTTGCTTATTTATATTTGTTTCCTTctctttttgcttctttttctcttcctcCATTTCATAAATATTTGTTGTTCCTCGATATATC is a genomic window containing:
- the LOC119172227 gene encoding gamma-butyrobetaine dioxygenase — translated: MQACRRLLFSGLNNGRGLLRNAAARSGGTGVRSITSDLAEMDDEENIPKPVIREVRKVNDTTLCVTFSDDTKCQFNSVWLRDSCTCSACVHPATRQKLVNSVKINPNIQPLSWSVEDGEKLEICWPQQPSSPPHSSTYSCDWLYQFGKLFENKDGEPAEVSDMFYTNTKSSTILWNRDEFDENPPELDYKNFMEERSGLKQMVKNLVKYGISVLHGVPPHEDELEKVASRMGYIRETGMGRVFDATCQPDAHRGSRFHQHTELPDRESAPGVKLLLCLSSEVPKQTLSGTPSKGKTFFVDGFYIAQWMKYNHPEYFRLLVSTPVTFSYYDSRRGVWLRDTFPIIRTNNYGKIKKIHYSTFSMRPPLLSSSEATKFYEAYSTFTKRMEEESSQYAFHLAAGDLVAFNNRRILHGMKELGPDHKDVILRGCYMDMDEIASLYEKMRRDDDP